A genomic stretch from Hydrogenimonas urashimensis includes:
- the sfsA gene encoding DNA/RNA nuclease SfsA has translation MLQEGDSLFDLASLGPTVEGTFLERPNRFVAIAEVKGEKRRVHVADTGRLEEILTPARALLLLKNREGMSTDYTLLAARMEEGWVLINTRLHAPIAKKAIERGVLGFVPKRLRSEVRFGHSRFDYRADDAFVELKGCSLVQQNECRFPNAPTIRGVRHLLELLQAKEQGFRAFILIMALRPCDCFRAHPRRDENFRRTFYTVLKKGVQYKGFHIRIVNDTVVYAGVLKLCQDKKAVSDN, from the coding sequence ATGCTGCAAGAGGGTGATTCGCTCTTCGATCTCGCTTCCCTGGGGCCAACTGTTGAAGGAACCTTTCTGGAGCGACCCAACCGCTTCGTGGCCATCGCCGAGGTGAAAGGAGAAAAAAGACGGGTCCATGTAGCCGATACGGGACGCCTCGAAGAGATACTCACCCCGGCAAGGGCGCTGCTGCTTCTGAAAAACCGCGAAGGCATGAGCACCGACTACACGCTTCTGGCCGCCCGAATGGAAGAGGGATGGGTCCTCATCAACACCCGTCTGCACGCACCCATCGCCAAAAAAGCGATCGAGCGCGGGGTACTCGGATTCGTGCCCAAACGATTACGAAGCGAGGTTCGTTTCGGGCATAGCCGTTTCGACTATCGCGCAGACGATGCGTTCGTGGAGCTCAAAGGGTGTTCGCTGGTGCAACAGAACGAATGCCGATTCCCCAATGCTCCCACAATCCGCGGTGTCCGACACCTGCTAGAACTGCTGCAGGCCAAAGAGCAGGGATTTAGAGCCTTTATTCTCATTATGGCTCTGCGTCCTTGCGACTGTTTTCGCGCGCATCCCCGACGGGATGAAAATTTTCGCCGCACCTTCTACACGGTTTTGAAAAAAGGAGTCCAATACAAGGGATTTCACATCAGAATCGTAAATGACACCGTGGTCTATGCCGGAGTGCTGAAACTCTGCCAGGACAAAAAAGCCGTGTCCGACAACTGA
- a CDS encoding DUF1566 domain-containing protein, translating to MRFSWLKIMFATLAVAFTVGCGGGGGGGGGSNPTPTPTLEFSMSGDVTVQEKTTDVATFEVKNASGDVTYSIDGGADAAKFKISGNILSFVTAPDYGNPDDANHDRIYEVVIKAEDAAKHSDTLTMHVEVTNATLYFTTKSDITVEENTSAVTTLSVTNESGGVTYSISGGADQDKFQLQGSALSFTIQPDYEHPSDADKDGIYEVAIQAKDAVESAIKVLKITVVNVGSANLEFTTNNEVSVKEKSTSVATLAVANAAGTVTFSITDGSDKDKFVITSGNELKFKNAPLYIPDASNVYHVTVTAIDGIDSVDLAINVSVVPLPITFTNEQNVTVPELTQEVQTLSVDNAHGRVEFFIDSGADKDKFTISKNKLIFVTAPDYDNPDDSNGDRIYVVVVKAKDDAGVSTTQKKYITITSLGHPQFVSEANISVPEYTTNVTTVKLNSKYDVTSLILSGDDAGFFDFNASSNNLSAVLTFKVAPKFDDPQDKDHNNIYEITINATDANGKNASLPMQITVTDVKGEDVNIASAVYDDNLTDTMDDDTLTLYFSAEIDANSIPADLKTAFEGIDFIGSPTDHSYIEGWPYKLIIHLDSTASRPDENTTIAIKNEVLKLADGTTLIEASPAKQIEFALPIYKTGQTKSYDENGTEINPPNSSLKDDAYYAVIEHLGKENILERNDTQNVVIDKLNKLMWQDDTEANSTVKVWITKDNFDNHNYFAKEDGDTAFNYCQQLDLDGFTDWRLPTIKELNTIIVKGQNPAYSSTFRYVADDWYWSDTPCDECDNYAWAAQLYEGTIRAVGNTKSRHFHVRCVRDYSEGE from the coding sequence ATGCGTTTTAGTTGGTTAAAAATCATGTTCGCCACATTGGCGGTGGCATTTACAGTCGGCTGCGGAGGCGGAGGCGGTGGAGGTGGCGGAAGCAATCCCACCCCAACACCTACATTGGAATTCAGCATGTCAGGAGACGTGACTGTTCAGGAAAAAACAACCGATGTTGCGACTTTCGAAGTAAAAAATGCATCAGGCGATGTAACATACTCGATAGACGGTGGAGCCGATGCGGCCAAATTCAAAATCAGCGGCAATATACTCTCATTTGTAACGGCCCCCGATTATGGAAATCCGGACGATGCCAATCATGACAGAATCTACGAGGTTGTTATTAAAGCAGAAGATGCGGCAAAGCATTCGGATACACTGACAATGCACGTGGAAGTCACCAATGCCACTCTTTATTTTACGACAAAAAGTGACATCACCGTCGAGGAAAACACCAGTGCCGTAACCACCCTTTCTGTTACGAATGAATCAGGTGGTGTGACCTATTCAATCAGCGGAGGGGCGGACCAGGACAAATTTCAGCTTCAGGGCAGTGCACTCTCATTTACCATCCAGCCCGATTATGAACATCCCTCCGATGCAGACAAAGACGGTATTTACGAAGTGGCAATTCAGGCAAAAGATGCGGTTGAAAGTGCCATAAAGGTACTGAAAATTACGGTCGTCAATGTCGGAAGTGCAAATCTTGAATTTACGACAAACAATGAAGTTTCCGTCAAAGAAAAGAGTACAAGTGTTGCGACACTCGCTGTGGCAAATGCGGCAGGTACAGTAACTTTTTCCATTACCGATGGCAGTGACAAAGATAAATTTGTCATCACATCCGGCAACGAATTGAAATTCAAAAATGCACCTCTTTACATCCCGGATGCTTCAAATGTTTATCATGTCACCGTTACAGCCATTGACGGCATCGACAGTGTTGATCTGGCGATAAATGTTTCCGTCGTTCCTTTGCCCATTACGTTTACGAATGAACAGAATGTCACAGTACCCGAACTGACTCAGGAAGTTCAGACACTGAGTGTGGACAATGCACACGGACGGGTGGAGTTCTTTATCGACAGTGGAGCGGACAAAGACAAATTTACAATCAGCAAAAACAAGCTGATTTTCGTTACTGCGCCCGATTATGACAATCCAGATGATTCCAACGGCGACCGAATCTATGTTGTCGTCGTCAAAGCGAAGGATGATGCGGGGGTTTCAACAACGCAGAAAAAATATATCACCATCACATCCTTGGGACATCCCCAATTTGTTTCCGAAGCAAACATCAGCGTTCCCGAATATACAACCAATGTGACCACAGTGAAACTCAACAGCAAATATGATGTAACCTCACTGATACTGAGCGGAGACGATGCGGGCTTTTTTGATTTCAATGCATCGTCAAACAATCTTAGTGCCGTTCTTACCTTCAAAGTCGCACCGAAATTCGATGATCCCCAGGACAAAGATCATAACAACATTTACGAGATTACAATCAATGCAACGGATGCAAACGGAAAAAATGCTTCTTTGCCGATGCAAATTACAGTCACGGATGTGAAAGGAGAAGATGTCAATATTGCATCTGCCGTATATGACGACAATTTGACGGATACAATGGATGATGACACACTCACTCTCTATTTCTCTGCTGAAATAGATGCCAACAGTATACCTGCTGATCTCAAAACAGCGTTCGAAGGTATCGATTTTATCGGGTCGCCAACCGACCACTCCTACATCGAGGGCTGGCCCTATAAACTGATCATTCATCTTGACAGCACGGCCAGCAGACCGGACGAAAACACTACCATTGCGATCAAAAATGAAGTGCTGAAACTTGCGGACGGCACTACACTAATAGAAGCGAGCCCCGCCAAACAGATCGAATTTGCATTGCCTATCTACAAAACGGGACAGACAAAAAGCTACGATGAGAATGGCACTGAAATCAATCCTCCGAATTCTTCTTTGAAAGATGATGCCTATTATGCGGTTATTGAGCATCTTGGAAAAGAAAATATATTGGAAAGAAATGATACACAGAATGTTGTCATTGACAAATTAAACAAACTCATGTGGCAGGATGATACGGAAGCAAACAGTACCGTAAAAGTGTGGATCACAAAAGATAATTTTGACAATCACAATTATTTTGCCAAAGAAGATGGTGACACCGCATTCAATTACTGCCAACAGCTTGACCTTGACGGATTTACCGATTGGAGGCTTCCAACTATTAAAGAATTGAATACGATTATCGTTAAAGGACAAAATCCGGCATACAGCAGCACATTTAGATATGTCGCTGATGATTGGTACTGGTCCGATACGCCATGCGATGAATGTGACAATTATGCCTGGGCGGCACAACTCTATGAAGGTACCATTAGAGCAGTTGGAAATACAAAATCTCGACATTTCCATGTGCGATGTGTACGTGATTATAGTGAGGGAGAATGA
- a CDS encoding DUF1566 domain-containing protein has translation MMKKSVLILASLFLFANAEYLRNESQGVVLDTRTNLMWQDDALVGGKTWKEAIDYCENLDLAGYTDWRLPNFNEYDSLIDTERNNPALSPVFENVATDVYDKYWTSTTYMDENKTKAWTLQTRNGWNYQSEKSENDGSLFIRCVRGKN, from the coding sequence ATGATGAAAAAAAGTGTACTAATATTGGCATCATTGTTTTTATTTGCCAATGCGGAATATCTCAGAAATGAAAGTCAGGGTGTGGTACTTGACACCAGAACCAATCTCATGTGGCAGGATGACGCATTAGTAGGAGGAAAAACATGGAAGGAAGCTATCGATTATTGTGAAAATCTCGACTTGGCGGGATACACAGACTGGAGGCTTCCGAATTTCAACGAATATGACAGTCTCATCGATACAGAGCGTAACAATCCGGCGTTGAGTCCGGTTTTTGAAAATGTCGCGACCGATGTATACGACAAATACTGGACATCTACAACCTACATGGATGAGAACAAAACCAAAGCGTGGACGCTTCAAACGCGCAACGGGTGGAATTATCAGTCGGAAAAGTCTGAAAACGACGGAAGTCTATTCATCCGCTGCGTCCGCGGAAAAAATTGA
- a CDS encoding YebC/PmpR family DNA-binding transcriptional regulator, translating to MGRAFEYRKAAKLKRWGAMSRIFPKLGRIITIAAREGGPDPDMNPKLRTAILNAKAQNMPKDNIEAAIKRAQGKDAADIKEIAYEAKGPYGTLMVIECATDNPTRTVANVRAVLVRNSGELLTSGSLDFMFNRKAVFEFDRRETIDLEELELELIDYGLEELEEDKIPQENGEDKAIVRVFGEYTSFGELAKALEERGIEVTKASLQRVPNVPLALSDEQMDEVATLIEKLEDDEDVQAVYTNLA from the coding sequence ATGGGACGCGCATTCGAATACCGCAAAGCGGCGAAACTGAAACGATGGGGAGCGATGTCACGCATCTTCCCCAAGCTTGGTCGCATCATCACGATTGCGGCCAGGGAAGGAGGACCCGACCCTGACATGAACCCGAAACTGCGTACGGCGATTCTCAATGCCAAAGCCCAGAATATGCCCAAAGACAATATCGAAGCGGCGATCAAACGGGCGCAGGGCAAAGATGCGGCCGATATCAAGGAGATCGCCTACGAAGCGAAGGGACCCTACGGGACGCTTATGGTGATCGAGTGCGCCACCGACAACCCGACCCGCACCGTCGCCAACGTCCGTGCGGTACTGGTTCGCAACAGCGGCGAACTGCTAACAAGCGGCTCGCTCGATTTCATGTTCAACCGCAAAGCGGTCTTCGAGTTCGACAGGCGTGAAACTATCGATCTCGAAGAGCTGGAACTGGAGCTTATCGATTACGGTCTTGAAGAGCTGGAAGAGGACAAAATTCCCCAGGAAAACGGAGAAGACAAGGCGATCGTCCGGGTTTTCGGTGAATATACCTCTTTCGGCGAACTGGCCAAAGCCCTGGAGGAGCGGGGCATAGAGGTCACCAAAGCCTCGCTGCAACGGGTACCCAACGTTCCGCTGGCGTTGAGCGACGAGCAGATGGACGAAGTGGCCACTCTTATCGAAAAACTCGAAGATGACGAGGATGTACAGGCAGTCTATACGAATCTGGCGTAA
- a CDS encoding metal-sulfur cluster assembly factor codes for MSEKITKEQVFDAIRKVVDPEVGFNLVEMGLIYDAVIDDDNNVKVVMTLSTRGCPLHQMLTQWVKDAVKEIPGVGDVEVEVVWEPAWNISMAEDHVKQKLGAL; via the coding sequence ATGTCCGAAAAAATTACAAAAGAGCAGGTTTTCGACGCAATCCGGAAAGTCGTCGACCCGGAAGTCGGGTTCAATCTCGTCGAAATGGGGCTCATTTACGATGCCGTTATCGACGATGACAACAATGTCAAAGTGGTCATGACCCTATCCACACGCGGATGCCCTCTGCACCAGATGCTGACCCAGTGGGTCAAGGATGCGGTCAAGGAGATTCCCGGTGTCGGTGACGTGGAGGTCGAGGTGGTCTGGGAGCCGGCATGGAACATCTCCATGGCGGAAGATCATGTGAAACAGAAACTCGGAGCCCTCTGA
- a CDS encoding DUF1858 domain-containing protein, with protein MEIRPNTKVNDLLNAYPELEAFLMKLNPKYKKLKNPILRRTVARIATLTQVAGIGGYETLELVNLLRKEVGQPPLDASGHPKETEETRKAPQWLQNEPKTILDANQLLDEEKNPLAEVSKVLKTLDSGEIVMIRSDFLPSPLIDTFKEQGYDVYASEAEKGRFLTYIRKP; from the coding sequence ATGGAGATTCGTCCGAACACGAAAGTCAATGACCTGTTAAACGCCTATCCCGAACTGGAAGCGTTTTTGATGAAGCTCAACCCCAAATACAAAAAACTCAAAAACCCGATTCTGCGCCGTACTGTCGCCAGAATCGCCACGCTGACACAGGTTGCCGGAATCGGCGGGTATGAGACGCTGGAATTGGTCAATCTTTTACGAAAAGAGGTGGGCCAGCCGCCACTGGACGCTTCGGGCCATCCCAAAGAGACAGAAGAGACCCGAAAGGCGCCGCAATGGCTTCAAAATGAACCCAAAACCATCCTCGACGCCAACCAACTCCTCGATGAAGAGAAAAACCCTCTGGCGGAAGTGAGCAAAGTACTCAAAACACTCGATAGCGGCGAGATTGTCATGATTCGAAGCGACTTTTTGCCATCTCCTCTCATCGACACTTTCAAAGAACAGGGCTACGATGTCTACGCGAGCGAAGCAGAAAAGGGACGTTTCCTGACCTATATCAGGAAACCGTGA
- a CDS encoding FmdE family protein — MNYPAFFDEVEPIETIDPLADILGAVENGRITYDYLDMVKLAGHSCPTVAGAWLMTKMGLKKLYQDDLPVRGNVKVEIREALDEGVAGVIGSCIGLVTGASNEGGFKGLGGKFARNNRLFYGVELGAEVRLTRLDNAAHVEMVYNPSIVPAHPDMQPLMQKLMQGTATQQEKQRFGQLWQERVKKILLETDLWPAILTVS, encoded by the coding sequence ATGAACTATCCCGCTTTTTTCGACGAAGTCGAACCGATCGAAACCATCGACCCGCTGGCCGACATTCTCGGCGCCGTGGAGAATGGACGCATCACGTACGACTATCTTGACATGGTCAAACTGGCCGGCCACTCCTGTCCCACCGTGGCGGGGGCGTGGCTGATGACCAAGATGGGCCTGAAAAAGCTCTACCAAGATGATCTTCCGGTACGCGGAAATGTCAAAGTGGAAATACGCGAGGCACTGGATGAGGGAGTCGCCGGAGTCATCGGCAGTTGCATCGGCCTGGTGACGGGAGCTTCGAACGAGGGAGGCTTCAAAGGCCTTGGCGGCAAATTTGCCCGCAACAACCGTCTTTTCTACGGGGTGGAATTGGGTGCCGAAGTGCGGCTGACACGCCTGGACAATGCCGCCCATGTGGAGATGGTCTACAACCCCTCCATCGTACCGGCTCACCCCGATATGCAGCCACTGATGCAGAAACTGATGCAGGGGACCGCAACGCAGCAGGAGAAGCAGCGTTTCGGCCAATTGTGGCAGGAGCGGGTGAAAAAGATACTTCTGGAGACCGATCTTTGGCCGGCGATTCTCACGGTTTCCTGA
- a CDS encoding DUF2249 domain-containing protein → MSPVEVIELDVRGLNHPEPLERSVEMMKRLDGRNCLHLQIHRYPRPLLMIAQKQGIRFDACETESGEWHILFTKNPSFDLKRMLQDFCDV, encoded by the coding sequence TTGAGCCCTGTCGAAGTGATCGAACTGGATGTTCGGGGCCTGAACCACCCCGAACCCCTTGAACGCAGTGTTGAAATGATGAAGCGGCTGGACGGCAGAAACTGTCTGCATCTGCAAATTCACCGGTATCCCCGTCCTCTTCTGATGATCGCCCAAAAACAGGGCATCCGTTTCGATGCGTGTGAAACGGAGTCGGGGGAGTGGCACATACTCTTTACGAAAAACCCATCTTTCGATCTGAAAAGAATGTTACAGGATTTCTGCGATGTTTAA
- a CDS encoding hemerythrin domain-containing protein: MEISNYMKDEHRLCDEEFAKAEQAVSSGDFDEAFRHFEEFMVDTLKHFDKEEEILFPAFEAATLSTEGPTQVMRYEHNQVRGLLEQLKDAIDKADKERFFSVADTLMILLQQHNMKEEQMLYAMCDNVLGEQAKDLVEKMKAR; this comes from the coding sequence ATGGAGATATCGAACTATATGAAAGATGAGCATCGCCTTTGTGACGAAGAGTTCGCCAAAGCCGAGCAGGCTGTCAGCAGCGGCGATTTCGACGAGGCGTTCAGACATTTCGAAGAGTTCATGGTCGATACGCTGAAGCATTTTGACAAAGAGGAGGAGATACTCTTTCCCGCTTTCGAAGCGGCGACGCTGAGCACAGAGGGGCCTACGCAGGTGATGCGCTACGAGCACAATCAGGTGCGCGGACTTCTCGAACAGCTCAAGGATGCCATTGACAAAGCGGACAAGGAGCGTTTTTTTTCCGTAGCCGATACATTGATGATTCTGCTGCAGCAGCACAACATGAAAGAGGAGCAGATGCTTTATGCGATGTGCGACAATGTGCTCGGTGAGCAGGCAAAGGATCTTGTCGAAAAGATGAAAGCCCGTTGA
- a CDS encoding ribonucleoside triphosphate reductase, whose translation MLKEILKRDGSKENFAPYKIEDAIKAAFKSQNTQYDSTIFFNVLERLKTKRIAAVEDIQDMIEQELFKARYFEVMRAFMIYRHTHKMQREHIYGLSEDTTYINSTETIEEYIGKSDWRINANSNTGYSHAGLINNTAGKVIANYWLDRVYSKEEGYAHRNGDYHIHDLDCLSGYCAGWSLRVLLDEGFNGVRGRVESRPPSHFREALGQMANFLGILQSEWAGAQAFSSFDTYLAPYVFKDRLPYNEIKKAIRSFVYNLNVPARWGQSPFTNITIDWTVPEDLKDQIPTRAQRHLFKDLEDETLLALAKERDPSVTSLEDLRYRHFQKEMNLINRAYYEVMTEGDSTGQPFTFPIPTVNITEDFDWYGENTDILFENTAKIGSSYFQNFIGSQYRRDENGNLIPNEEAYKPGHVRSMCCRLQLDLRELLKRGGGLFGSAEMTGSIGVVTINMARLGFVHKGDKKGLYARLEELMDMASSTLEKKRRFIQELYDRGLFPYTRRYLPGFNNHFSTIGVNGMNEMIRNFTGDRDHIATESGQRFALEILDFMREKLKTYQEKTGNLYNLEATPAEGTTYRFAKEDKKRYPGIIQAGMDENIYYTNSSQIPVDWTEDPFEALELQDTLQCKYTGGTVLHLYMRERISSAETCRNLVKKVITNFRLPYITITPLFSVCPKHGYIPGEHEYCPRCDEELLLTFDEEEITTKEEKDAS comes from the coding sequence ATACTCAAAGAGATACTCAAACGCGACGGCTCGAAAGAGAACTTCGCCCCCTATAAAATCGAAGATGCGATCAAGGCGGCCTTCAAAAGCCAAAACACCCAATACGACAGCACCATCTTTTTCAATGTGCTTGAACGGCTCAAGACAAAACGGATCGCCGCTGTCGAAGATATCCAGGATATGATCGAGCAGGAGCTCTTCAAAGCACGCTATTTCGAAGTGATGCGCGCCTTCATGATCTACCGCCATACCCACAAGATGCAGCGCGAGCACATCTACGGCCTGAGCGAAGACACCACCTACATCAATTCGACCGAAACGATCGAAGAATACATTGGAAAAAGCGACTGGCGCATCAATGCAAACTCCAATACCGGCTACTCCCATGCCGGCCTCATCAACAACACAGCGGGCAAGGTGATCGCCAACTACTGGCTCGACAGGGTCTATTCCAAAGAGGAAGGATACGCCCACCGCAACGGGGACTACCACATCCACGACCTCGACTGCCTCAGCGGCTACTGCGCCGGCTGGAGTCTGCGCGTGCTGCTGGACGAGGGATTCAACGGGGTCCGCGGACGTGTCGAAAGCCGTCCGCCCAGCCACTTCCGCGAAGCGCTTGGGCAGATGGCCAACTTCCTGGGCATTCTCCAGAGCGAGTGGGCCGGCGCACAGGCGTTCAGCTCCTTTGACACCTATCTCGCACCCTATGTTTTCAAGGACCGACTCCCTTACAATGAGATCAAAAAGGCGATACGCAGTTTCGTCTACAACCTCAATGTCCCCGCCAGGTGGGGGCAGTCGCCTTTTACCAACATTACCATCGACTGGACGGTGCCGGAAGATCTGAAAGATCAGATCCCCACCCGTGCCCAGCGCCACCTTTTCAAGGATCTGGAAGACGAAACCCTACTGGCCCTCGCCAAGGAGCGCGACCCTTCCGTTACATCGCTGGAGGATCTGCGCTACCGCCATTTTCAGAAAGAGATGAACCTCATCAACCGCGCCTATTACGAAGTGATGACCGAAGGGGACAGCACCGGCCAGCCCTTCACCTTTCCGATTCCCACCGTCAACATCACCGAAGATTTCGACTGGTACGGGGAAAATACGGACATCCTTTTCGAAAATACGGCAAAAATCGGCTCATCCTATTTTCAGAACTTCATCGGAAGCCAGTATAGACGGGATGAAAATGGCAATCTCATCCCCAACGAGGAAGCCTACAAACCTGGTCACGTCCGAAGCATGTGCTGTCGGCTGCAGCTCGATCTCCGTGAACTTCTAAAACGGGGCGGCGGCCTATTCGGCAGCGCTGAAATGACCGGCAGCATCGGCGTCGTCACGATCAATATGGCGCGGCTTGGCTTCGTCCATAAAGGGGACAAAAAAGGGCTCTACGCCCGGTTGGAAGAGCTGATGGATATGGCCTCTTCCACGCTGGAAAAGAAACGGCGATTCATCCAGGAGCTCTATGATCGGGGGCTTTTCCCCTATACCAGACGCTACCTGCCCGGTTTCAACAACCACTTCTCCACGATCGGCGTCAACGGAATGAACGAGATGATCCGCAATTTCACCGGCGACAGAGATCATATCGCCACCGAAAGCGGGCAGCGGTTCGCCCTCGAAATTCTTGATTTCATGAGGGAAAAGCTCAAAACCTACCAGGAGAAAACGGGCAATCTCTACAACCTGGAGGCCACCCCTGCGGAAGGGACCACCTACCGGTTCGCCAAAGAGGACAAGAAACGCTATCCGGGCATCATCCAGGCCGGAATGGACGAGAATATCTACTACACCAATTCGTCCCAGATTCCCGTCGACTGGACGGAAGATCCTTTCGAAGCGCTCGAACTGCAGGATACGCTGCAGTGCAAGTACACGGGCGGCACCGTATTGCACCTGTACATGCGCGAACGTATCAGCTCCGCCGAAACGTGCCGCAATCTCGTCAAAAAGGTGATCACCAATTTCAGACTGCCCTATATCACGATCACCCCGCTTTTTTCGGTCTGCCCCAAACACGGCTACATCCCGGGAGAGCACGAGTACTGCCCAAGATGCGACGAAGAGCTGCTTCTGACATTCGACGAAGAGGAGATCACAACAAAGGAGGAAAAAGATGCATCGTGA
- the nrdD gene encoding anaerobic ribonucleoside-triphosphate reductase: protein MHREEILKKLANKRTRCTVYTRVMGYHRPVESFNIGKKGEHRQRKPFVER, encoded by the coding sequence ATGCATCGTGAAGAGATTTTGAAAAAACTGGCAAATAAACGCACCCGCTGTACCGTCTATACCCGTGTAATGGGATACCACAGGCCGGTGGAGAGTTTCAACATCGGCAAAAAAGGGGAACATCGTCAGAGGAAACCCTTTGTCGAGCGATAG
- a CDS encoding anaerobic ribonucleoside-triphosphate reductase activating protein, with protein sequence MSSDRLIYDITPFTHLDYPGKLAAVAWFAGCNMRCMYCYNSDIVFSKEGSYTVDDLLALLKRRIGLLDAVVLSGGEPTLHELEPICRAIKTMGFSIKLDTNGLRPDRIADLVAKKLVDYIALDFKAGSEKFGYITGSSRYERFRETLDFLIGRDFDFEVRTTVHADLLSPDDINNMMKVLKNRGYNRTYYLQNFIETPNNIANITKPSAEFDRQSLGDLLPTKWRN encoded by the coding sequence TTGTCGAGCGATAGACTGATTTATGACATCACCCCATTTACGCATCTGGACTATCCCGGAAAACTGGCCGCGGTCGCCTGGTTCGCCGGATGCAATATGCGCTGCATGTACTGCTACAACAGTGACATCGTCTTTTCTAAAGAGGGGTCTTACACGGTGGACGATCTGCTCGCGTTACTGAAGAGGCGGATCGGACTGCTGGACGCTGTCGTACTCAGCGGCGGCGAACCGACTCTGCATGAACTGGAGCCCATCTGTCGCGCCATCAAGACGATGGGATTTTCTATCAAGCTCGATACCAACGGCCTCAGACCCGATCGTATCGCCGATCTGGTTGCAAAGAAGCTGGTCGATTACATAGCGCTCGATTTCAAGGCCGGAAGCGAAAAATTCGGATACATCACCGGATCGAGCCGATACGAGCGGTTCCGCGAAACGCTCGACTTTCTGATCGGCAGAGATTTCGATTTCGAAGTACGTACGACGGTACATGCCGACTTGTTGAGTCCCGACGATATCAACAACATGATGAAAGTACTCAAAAACAGAGGCTACAACCGTACCTACTATCTTCAGAATTTCATCGAAACACCCAACAATATCGCCAACATCACAAAACCCTCGGCAGAATTCGACAGACAATCCCTTGGCGATCTGCTGCCAACTAAGTGGCGCAACTGA
- a CDS encoding response regulator transcription factor, giving the protein MSCQSRLSKLKVLLVEDEKRLAQLLKNAVGDYFAEFEIAYDGIEGLKQFRKMKPDVVITDITMPKMTGLELAEKIKKENPHMPIVILSAYSDKEKLLGAIDVGVVKYFIKPFDPEELLEYLCSLAEKIKKQSLVQLLPPFSFDLQSEQLFKKGVLVHLSKRESRFISLLYHSPNHYLSNEAIKERLWEGEEVSDERLRTFIKRVRQKSDKGLIENVSGQGYVLIVR; this is encoded by the coding sequence ATGTCGTGTCAGAGTAGACTCTCGAAACTGAAAGTCCTTCTCGTCGAAGACGAAAAACGTCTTGCGCAACTTTTGAAAAATGCGGTGGGTGATTATTTTGCCGAGTTCGAAATCGCCTATGACGGCATCGAAGGGTTGAAACAGTTCAGAAAGATGAAACCCGATGTCGTCATAACCGATATTACGATGCCCAAAATGACAGGACTCGAACTGGCCGAAAAGATCAAAAAAGAAAATCCCCACATGCCCATCGTCATTTTAAGTGCCTACAGCGACAAAGAAAAACTCCTGGGTGCCATCGATGTGGGGGTCGTGAAATATTTCATCAAGCCCTTCGACCCCGAAGAGCTGTTGGAGTATCTCTGTTCTCTGGCGGAAAAAATCAAAAAACAGAGTCTGGTGCAATTGTTGCCGCCTTTTAGCTTTGATCTTCAGAGCGAGCAGCTTTTCAAAAAAGGGGTGCTGGTCCATTTGAGCAAGCGGGAGAGCCGTTTCATCTCGCTGCTCTATCACAGCCCCAACCACTATCTCTCCAACGAAGCGATTAAAGAGCGCCTCTGGGAAGGGGAGGAGGTCAGCGACGAGCGGCTGCGGACTTTCATCAAGAGGGTGCGTCAAAAGAGCGACAAAGGTCTCATAGAGAACGTTTCGGGCCAGGGGTATGTGCTGATCGTTCGATAG